The following nucleotide sequence is from Candidatus Hydrogenedentota bacterium.
GGATATGGGGCACCGGGTGCTGTGTTTGAAGAGCAGCACGGGCGCCGCGGCGCTCTCCGCCAGCAGTTCTTCCAGCATTTGGATGGAGGACAACTCTCTCATAACACGCTCCCTTTCTCCCGCAGCGGAATTTCCACCGCCTTTTGCCCTGTTTCCGGACAGGCTGGTATACTTAACCACCATTTTCCGCCAAAATTCCACCGGATTCGCCCGCATGTCCAAAACCGTCCACATAAAGACCTTCGGCTGCCAGATGAACGAGCATGACAGCCAGCGCATGCTCGACCTGCTGGCCGGTCTCGGCTACCGCGCCGTGCCCACGCCTGAGGAGGCCTCGCTGGTGGTGGTGAACACGTGCAGCGTCCGGCATAATCCGGAAAACAAGGTCTACAGTTTTCTGGGCACGCTCCGGGGCCACAAGCGGGCGCATCCGGACACCATCATCGCCGTGGCGGGCTGTGTGGCCCAGCAGGAGGGGGAGCGGATTCTGGCGCGGGAGAAGGCGGTGGACCTGGTCTTCGGCCCGGACAACCTCTTCCGCCTCCCGGAGATGCTGGCCGACGTGGCGGCGGGCGGGCGCGTCTGCGACACGCGCTGGATGCCGCGCGAGGGCCGCATCCAGAACTTCATCCCGGAGGAGTGGGTTGACCGGGGGCATGTCGAGGGGATCAAGGCCTACATCGCCGTCACCAAGGGCTGCAACAACCTGTGCAGTTTCTGCATCGTGCCGGCCACGCGCGGCCGCGAGGTGTCCCGCGAGGCGGAGAACATCCTGCGCGAGGCGCGGGGCATGGTGGCGCGGGGCGCCCGCGAAATCTGGCTGCTGGGCCAGAATGTGAACTCTTACCGGGCCTCGAAAGACTACCGGTTTTATGAACTGCTGGACGACCTCTCCAAGATTGAGGGGCTGGCGCGGCTCCGTTTCACGTCGCCCCACCCGAAGGACTGGAACAACGCCCTCTCGGACCTGATGGCAGCCCGGCCCGTCATCTGCCGGCAGCTCCATCTCCCCTTCCAGGCGGGCTCCGACCGCATTCTGCACGAAATGCGGCGCAACCACACCCTGGAGGAGTACCTGGACAAGGTCCGCTACCTGAAGCGCGTGCTGCCCGAGGTGGAAATCAGCACGGACCTGATCGTGGGCTTTCCCGGCGAGACGGACGAGGACTTTGAACGCACCCTGGACTGCCTGCGCGAGGTGCGCTTCTCGCAGGTGTTCCCGTTCAAGTACTCGCCGCGTCCCGGCACCGCCGCGGCGGAGCGCCCGGACGACGTGCCCCGGGGAGAGAAGGAGGCGCGCCTGGCGCGGGTCATCGCGCTGCAGGAGGAGATCAACGCGGAGCAGCAGGAGGCGCTGGTGGGCACGGTGCAGACCGTGCTGGTGGACGCGGCGCATCCGCGCCGCGCGGGATGGGTGAACGGGCGCACCGACGGGTACCGCGCCCTGACGCTGCCCGGCGCGTCGCTGGGGATCGGCGACCTGGTCCGCGTCCGTGTGACGGGCCACCAGGGGCACTGGCTTTTGGGCGAACTGGAACCCGCGCCGGAACCGGCGCGGTCAACCTGAACGGAGTGAAGCTGCCATGAACATTTTCGCGGTGCATGCCGACGAGCTGAAACCGGTCCGGGGCGAGACCTGCCTGGTCATCCCCCTCTTCGAGGGGGCGGAAAAGATTGTGTCCGGGGCGGTCGGCAAGGAGTGCCTGAAAACGCTCCAGGCGCTCCTGGGCAAAAACATCCTCTCGGGCAAGGCGCAGTCCTGCTATTACCTGGCCACGCCGGGCGCCAAATTCCAGGGACTCCTCACGCTCGGCCTCGGCCCGGAGGGGAAACTGAACGCCGAAACCGTGCGCCGCGCCGCGGGCAAGGCGTCCGCCCTGCTGCGCGGCCACCGGACGAAGTCCCTCTATCTGGACCTGGCCTCCGCGCCCGCCTTTCCCGCCGACGCCTTCGTCGAAGGGCTGGTCCTCGCGCAGTACGACTTCAACGTGTACAAGCGGCCCGCGGGGGACGCGTCCGCGCCGGTCACGGTCAACGCGGTCACCCTGATCACCCACAGCGGCGCCGACAACGACGGGCTGGCCCGCAAATCCCACCGCGCCGCGCTGATAGCCACCGGGGTGAACGGGGCGCGCCAGCTCGCCAACACGGCGGCGAACGAGATGACCCCGACGGCGCTGGCCGAGTTCGCCAAAGGCGTCGCCCGCGAGTCCAACTGCTCCTGCACCGTGCTCGACCACCACGAGATGGCGGATCTGGGCATGAACGCCCTCCTCGGCGTGGCGAAGGGCAGCGCCGAGGCGCCCAAGCTCATCCTGCTCGAATACCGCCACCCCGGCGCCAAAAAAACCGTCGCCGTGGCGGGCAAGGGTGTCTGCTTCGACTCGGGCGGCATCAGCATCAAGCCGGCCCACAACATGCACGAGATGAAGTACGACATGTGCGGCGCCGCCGCGGTCCTCTGCGCCATGATGACCGTGGCAAACCTCGGCCCGAAAATCAACGTCGTCGCCGTGGTGCCCGCCGTCGAGAACAAGACCGGCGCGCGCGCGCAGACCCCCGGCGACATTGTCCGGGCCTACAACGGCAAGACCATCGAGGTGCACAACACCGACGCCGAGGGCCGGCTCATCCTCGCCGACGCCATGTCCTATGTGGTGGACAAATACAAGCCGGACGCCCTTGTGGACCTCGCCACCCTCACCGGCGCCTGCGTGGTGGCGCTGGGCCACTTCGCCGCGGGCGTCCTCGGCAACAATGAGCCGCTCCTCCAGTCCCTGGTCCGCTCCGGCGAGGCCACCGGCGACCGGCTCTGGCCCCTGCCCCTCTGGGAGGACTACGAGAAACTCATCGAGGGCGACCACGCCGACCTTTGCAACATCGGCCCCGGCCGCGACGCCGGCACCATCACCGCCGCCGCGTTCCTCAAGCACTTCGTCGGCGGCACCCCCTGGGCGCACATTGACATCGCGGGCACGGCCTACGGTGTCAAGAACGCCCCGCACCTGAGCGCGAAATCCGCCACCGGCTTCGGCGTGCGCCTGCTGGTCCACTGGCTCCTCGCCCAGGCGGAGACAGGAAAACGCGGCGCGTAGGGGTCGTACCGAAGCGCCTCCCGGGCCGGAGTCTGCTATACTGGATTGACAGCCTTAACGGGGTTTCAGACCATGGACTTGCCCATTAAAATTGACAGCGGGCGGATTCGGCAGTTTTGCGCAAGGCACCATCTCACGAAACTGGCCCTATTCGGTTCCGTCCTCACAGACCGCTTCGGACCCGACAGCGATGTGGACGTGTTGTTTGAATATGATCCGCAGCATGTCCCCTCCCTATTTGATGTGGCGGCCATGGAAGAGGAACTGACTGAAATACTGGGGCGAAGGGCGGACATGCGCACACCCCAGGACCTCAGCAGGCACTTTCGCGAGGAGGTCGTGCGCGGTGCACTGGTGCAATATGCCGCCTGAAGCCGACCAAAATCGTGTCCGCCACATGCTTGAAGCCGCCTGTCAAGCCATTTCCTTCGTGAATGGGAGAAGCCGCGCGGACCTTGAGGCAGACACTCAACTACGTTTTGCCGTTTTGCGGGCTCTGGAGGTTTTGGGAGAGGCCGCTGGCAGGGTTAGTCCCGAAACGCGCGCGGCCCATCCGGAAATACCATGGCAACTCGCGGTGGGCATGCGAAACCGGCTGGTTCACGCATACTTTGAGGTGAATCTGGACATCGTATGGACGACCGTCACGCGGACGCTCCCAGCGCTTGTCCCCGGTCTCGAAGCCGTTTTGGACCTCGACGAAAAACGTTGACCGGCACCCCCGCGCATACTGCCATGGGGGCCATGTTTGCCGTGCCGGGCTCCAACCCTCAAAACTTACAATTCAGAAAAACATCGAATTGTTTTGCTTGCATGCTAACCATGGACCATATGGACGGTATGGGCGGTATGGAAAACCTGCCGGGTTGATGCCGGTCTTGGCATAAAGTCCCGGATTGGCGGGGGTTGATTGGGTTGCGGCCACCTCAACACCGATTATGGGTTCAAGGCTCCCGTTCCCTGTTCTCGACCCGCCCGAAGGGAGCGGCCATGCGCGCCGCGGCCTCCCGCGAGGGCTGGTAGGAAAGCCCGAACTGGTCATGGCGCACGGTGTCGGTCACGGCCATGTTCGCAGCCTTGGCGTATGCCGCCAGGGCCTCCTGGCGGCGGCCCAGCAGGTCGAGCATGTGCCCCTGCCAGATGACGGCGACGGACTGGTAAAGGGGGTCATCGTCCGCCTTTTCCTCCAGCCGCAGGAACAGGTCCAGCGCCTCCGCATAGCGCTCCATGTCATACAGGGCGAAGCCCGTTTTCAGGATGGCACCCGGATCGGACAGGGTGTCCAGCGCCTCCGGCGCATAAATTCCCGCGATGGCTGCGTTGGAGATGTGGTCGTATCCCACCGCGGAGACGACCAGCGCCAGGTCCTTCTCCGGCGCAACCACCAGCGCCCCCAGATCGGTCACCGCCCCGGCGGCTATTTCCACACCGGCGGCCGTGGCGGAATAGGGTGTGGCCATCTCCCGGTCCAGGAAACCCACCACGACCTCCGCATAATCGCCCTCCGGCAGACTCGCGGGAAGCTGGAAATACCCCGACACATCGGTCATGGCCACGCCGTCGGCGGCGAGGGTCGCGCCGTCCGCGCCCCGGGCACCGCACAGCAGCGCCGTGTTTGCGACGGGGCGCCCGTCGGAATGACTGAGCATCCCCCCAATGCCGCCGGAAAGGCGGCAGACCACGGTGACCTCGGGCACGGTTTGGCCCGGTTCCCCGGAGAAGGGGTCGCTGACACCGACGGTCTTGATCCCGGACCCCGCCCTCAGCCACGCGAGGGCCTGATAGGCCACGCCGGGGCGCAGGCCGTGAAAGACGACCCGCCCGTCCGCCCCGGAGACCAACACCCCACCGCAGCCGCCCCCGGACCCTGCCGTGCCCATGCCCGCCTCGATGCCCTCCCTGGGTCTGCCGTCGGCGCCCACAAAGCGCACCGGCACCAGGATGGGCGCGTCCACGGCAAAGTCCATCTCCCGCACCTCGCCGGGTCCGAGCGCGACAGTCGCCAGCTCCTCTTCCGGCTGCCACCCGCCGCCGCCGCCCTCCGTCATGTACAGATGCCGCACACTGAACTCCCCCGGCCCGGCCACGTTCCAGACGCGCAGTTCATACCTGCCGTCCAGACCGGTCACGGCGGAGCCGCCCTGCTTCGCCTGAAAATAGTTCTGGTTGCCGCCGCCGTAAACGGCCGCGGTGATGACCACGGGGCACGCCGGCCGGCCCGTGGCGCGGTCGGTGACCCTTCCGCGCAGTGTGGCGAAGTTCTCCTCCCCGACCGTCAGGTTCACCCCCGCCGTGGTCTGCCCCGCCTGTGCGCGGACACCCTGTTTCCGCGCCAGGACCCCCGCGCCATTCGTGCCCTGGTCAAATTCGCACATCATCCGGGCGATGACGCGCAGTCCGCGCCCGTTTGGAAGCCGGTCAATTTCGTCCAGTTTCGGGTCGGGCACGCTCACTGAGTAAGTGAAGTCCCCGCCAAGCCCTTCCGCAAGGTAGGCACCACCGGCGTCCGTCGTGACCATGACGGGCGGCGCGGGCAGGGGTTGAATCCTTGCCAGGTCAATGGTCAGACCGCCGGGCCGCGCCTCGCCCGCGACACGGACCGCAATATTGGGAACGGGCCGCCCTTCCGGGTCGGTCACCGTGCCCGATATCGCCCCACCGGGTTTCAAGGTGAACACCGCGTTTTCCTCGCCCGTGGGCACCCTGGGGAAGAACCCCGTCCCGTACCCCCCGTGGACCACCCGAAAGTCGCACAGGCCGCCGTTTGGAATGGCGAGACGGAACGCACCGTCTGCGTCTGCGGCGGTGAACACCAGTTTCACGCCGCCGATGTTGCCCGTGGTGACGCCCGTCATCGCGGTTTCCGCGAGGCCCTCCGCGTCATACCCGTAATACAGGCACTCGACGGACGCGCCGGCCACAGGCGCCCCGCCTTCGTCCGCCACCCTGCCCGCCACATACTGGTCCGCCGGGGACAGTGTCACATCCACATCCCGGAGCATCCGGCCCTCAGCAGGGTCGCAGACATCAAAGGCCATGCTGAATCCTTCGGCGTCGGCATACAGCAAGCCCGGCCCGAAGCGGTCCACACGGGCAATCTGGTAGCGGCCGTCCGGCCCGGTCCTGGCGCGGTAACGCCCGGAAATGTCATTCCGGTCAAAGCCCCGGCCCACCTCCAAAAAGACCTCCGCATTTGCGACGGGATTACCCTCCCCGTCGGATATGCGCCCCGACACGTGCGCGGGCGGCGCCGCGCTTTCCGGCGCGACGGCGGAGGGGGGCGCATCACCGGCCTCAACCGCCACAGCGGGAACCGTATCCAGGGAAGGGGGCGCGGCGGATTCGACGGCCGGTTCCGGCAAAGCGGAGACGGCAACAGCCTCAGGAGCCGGCTGCGTCTGCGCCGCAACAAATGGTTCTTTCCCGGGGTCGGGGGCGTCCGCGACCCACAAAGCGGTGATTCCCCCGAAAACTGTGAGCGACGCCGCCACAGCCATGACTGCGATTTTTCCAAACATGGTGCCGGTTCCTCCCTTGAGTGCGGTCGTTGCCGCTGTTGTGCCGCCCACCCCGGCGGCGCTGCTCCAGGACGCGGCGCCGAACGGGATGGCGGCCAAAATGCCTTTTTCCAGGGTCCCGCTGTGCCTGCGTTTCGC
It contains:
- the miaB gene encoding tRNA (N6-isopentenyl adenosine(37)-C2)-methylthiotransferase MiaB → MSKTVHIKTFGCQMNEHDSQRMLDLLAGLGYRAVPTPEEASLVVVNTCSVRHNPENKVYSFLGTLRGHKRAHPDTIIAVAGCVAQQEGERILAREKAVDLVFGPDNLFRLPEMLADVAAGGRVCDTRWMPREGRIQNFIPEEWVDRGHVEGIKAYIAVTKGCNNLCSFCIVPATRGREVSREAENILREARGMVARGAREIWLLGQNVNSYRASKDYRFYELLDDLSKIEGLARLRFTSPHPKDWNNALSDLMAARPVICRQLHLPFQAGSDRILHEMRRNHTLEEYLDKVRYLKRVLPEVEISTDLIVGFPGETDEDFERTLDCLREVRFSQVFPFKYSPRPGTAAAERPDDVPRGEKEARLARVIALQEEINAEQQEALVGTVQTVLVDAAHPRRAGWVNGRTDGYRALTLPGASLGIGDLVRVRVTGHQGHWLLGELEPAPEPARST
- a CDS encoding leucyl aminopeptidase, which codes for MNIFAVHADELKPVRGETCLVIPLFEGAEKIVSGAVGKECLKTLQALLGKNILSGKAQSCYYLATPGAKFQGLLTLGLGPEGKLNAETVRRAAGKASALLRGHRTKSLYLDLASAPAFPADAFVEGLVLAQYDFNVYKRPAGDASAPVTVNAVTLITHSGADNDGLARKSHRAALIATGVNGARQLANTAANEMTPTALAEFAKGVARESNCSCTVLDHHEMADLGMNALLGVAKGSAEAPKLILLEYRHPGAKKTVAVAGKGVCFDSGGISIKPAHNMHEMKYDMCGAAAVLCAMMTVANLGPKINVVAVVPAVENKTGARAQTPGDIVRAYNGKTIEVHNTDAEGRLILADAMSYVVDKYKPDALVDLATLTGACVVALGHFAAGVLGNNEPLLQSLVRSGEATGDRLWPLPLWEDYEKLIEGDHADLCNIGPGRDAGTITAAAFLKHFVGGTPWAHIDIAGTAYGVKNAPHLSAKSATGFGVRLLVHWLLAQAETGKRGA
- a CDS encoding nucleotidyltransferase domain-containing protein, which translates into the protein MDLPIKIDSGRIRQFCARHHLTKLALFGSVLTDRFGPDSDVDVLFEYDPQHVPSLFDVAAMEEELTEILGRRADMRTPQDLSRHFREEVVRGALVQYAA
- a CDS encoding DUF86 domain-containing protein, yielding MPPEADQNRVRHMLEAACQAISFVNGRSRADLEADTQLRFAVLRALEVLGEAAGRVSPETRAAHPEIPWQLAVGMRNRLVHAYFEVNLDIVWTTVTRTLPALVPGLEAVLDLDEKR
- a CDS encoding sigma-70 family RNA polymerase sigma factor, with product MNESELVTRILSGEESLFGQIVARYSGCVWTVCSGYVKNPSECEDVAQEVFVQCYRRLDTLRNPRALGAWLCQLARRHSLMWLRSASRRGQCLARYENMEAAPMMENGDGSRTELQEAVWNTVNGLPEAYREALLLRFAEGYSAEQAAAFLGISTAAMRKRTERAKHLVREEMWGHVGPALAKRRHSGTLEKGILAAIPFGAASWSSAAGVGGTTAATTALKGGTGTMFGKIAVMAVAASLTVFGGITALWVADAPDPGKEPFVAAQTQPAPEAVAVSALPEPAVESAAPPSLDTVPAVAVEAGDAPPSAVAPESAAPPAHVSGRISDGEGNPVANAEVFLEVGRGFDRNDISGRYRARTGPDGRYQIARVDRFGPGLLYADAEGFSMAFDVCDPAEGRMLRDVDVTLSPADQYVAGRVADEGGAPVAGASVECLYYGYDAEGLAETAMTGVTTGNIGGVKLVFTAADADGAFRLAIPNGGLCDFRVVHGGYGTGFFPRVPTGEENAVFTLKPGGAISGTVTDPEGRPVPNIAVRVAGEARPGGLTIDLARIQPLPAPPVMVTTDAGGAYLAEGLGGDFTYSVSVPDPKLDEIDRLPNGRGLRVIARMMCEFDQGTNGAGVLARKQGVRAQAGQTTAGVNLTVGEENFATLRGRVTDRATGRPACPVVITAAVYGGGNQNYFQAKQGGSAVTGLDGRYELRVWNVAGPGEFSVRHLYMTEGGGGGWQPEEELATVALGPGEVREMDFAVDAPILVPVRFVGADGRPREGIEAGMGTAGSGGGCGGVLVSGADGRVVFHGLRPGVAYQALAWLRAGSGIKTVGVSDPFSGEPGQTVPEVTVVCRLSGGIGGMLSHSDGRPVANTALLCGARGADGATLAADGVAMTDVSGYFQLPASLPEGDYAEVVVGFLDREMATPYSATAAGVEIAAGAVTDLGALVVAPEKDLALVVSAVGYDHISNAAIAGIYAPEALDTLSDPGAILKTGFALYDMERYAEALDLFLRLEEKADDDPLYQSVAVIWQGHMLDLLGRRQEALAAYAKAANMAVTDTVRHDQFGLSYQPSREAAARMAAPFGRVENREREP